The nucleotide sequence ACCGCCACCACCGTTTCCGTTAGCCTTGGTGAAGATCATTTTTCCGGCAGCAGTCTGGATGATAGAAGTGACAGTAACCTTCACTTCTTTGCCGACTAGGTGTCCGCCGTTCTCGATCACTACCATTGTTCCGTCTTCTAGATAGCCGATACCTTGGTTTTCGTCTTTTCCTTCTTTGATGACTTGGATAGCCAATTCTTCTCCAGGAAGAACGACAGGTTTTAATGCGTTTGCCAAAGTGTTCAGGTTAAGGACTTTTACTCCTTGGAGTTCCGCGACTTTGTTCAGGTTAAAGTCGTTGGTCACGATCTTTCCCCCGGTGTCTCTAGCAAGTTTGATCAACTTAGCGTCCACTTCTCTAGTGTCCGAATAATCTTTGTATGTGATCTTAACTTCGATGGAACCTTTTCTTTGGAGTTTGTTCAACATCTCCAAACCGCGACGTCCTCTGGCTCTTTTGATCGGATCGGAAGAATCGCTGATAAGCTGGATCTCTCTTAACACGAAGTTAGGCAGAATGAGAGGACCATCGATAAAATGTGTATCAGCAATATCTAATATTCTTCCGTCGATCACGACAGAAGTATCCAGAATTTTGTCCCGTACTTCGTCTTTGCCGATGGAAGCCACGCCGAATGGATCTACTAGAGAAGTAGGTCCACCCCCGCCTCCGCCGAATATGGAAAGGCCAGGTTCTTTAGCGAATGACTTACCTGCTCTAGCTCCGAAAAGACCTAGGATCAGATACAATGCAAGATTCAATTCCTCAAAACGAATAATCGTTCCAATAAACCAAGCGAGTGCGAAGCCCAAAAGAGCACCCACTCCTACACAAAAAATAACGTCTCCGCGAAGTTTTGGAAATAGTTTAGTTTCACCGAACAAAAGTACGAGAGAAATTACGAGTACAAGCCCCGCACTGGAGCCTGAGAATACAAACTCTTGGGTTTGTTTTTGCGTCACAAAGAACGACACTAAGGAGAGTAGGACGGCCGTTAGACCTTTATAAAAATACGCCATAACTCAAATCCTTTGATAATAGATTCGAGTTTTATCGGAAATTATTCTTCGTCTATGTCGACTGCTGCCACGGGAACTCTTTCTCCCGGAGCGAATGTACTAGCTAGAACATCTGACACGAGATTCCCTGCTTCTTCTTGGGAAACTCCTTTGCTTAGGGCGACTTCCATCTTAACTAGATTGTACGCGCTTTCGTACAATTTACGTTCCATGATGGACAGTTCTTTACCGTTTGCCCTGCGGAATAAATTCCTGCACACATCCGCCACTTCGAAGATCGATCCGGACTTTATTTTGTTCAGGTTGTTTTGGTACCTGATCTTCCAGTCCTCCTCAGTATCGACCTCGTCTTTCTTGAGTAGATTGATGACTTTTTTAATATCCTTCTTGTCGATAATGGGTCGAATTCCGACCTGCTTTGCTTTATCGACCGGGATCATCACCTTCATCTTGCTACCCTGGATTTCCATTACGTAGCACTCTTTTTTCTTTCCCAGGATAACCTTTTTAGCGATTTCGGTGATTTCACCTACCCCGTGGATCGGATATACGACGTAGTCGCCTACGCCATGATCGTAGCCAGATTGTTTCTTTTTGCCAGCCAATTAGTATTAAGACTTCCGTTAAAACTCTGCTCAAAAATATAGCAAATTTTGAGGCAAAGTCAAGGAAAAAATGAGTAAACGCTCAAGACTGAACTTTATCCGAAAATTCGGATCAAAATTGAAGTTTGTGAATGGAAGTTTTGTGAAAAATCGGATCATTCAGAGGACGAATGGATTCCAGAGCCTTGGTGGCTTCTTCTTTTCCGTAAAAATATCCTAGGAATAATTCTCCGTCTTTGGATCTGAAAAATCTTCCTTGGAACTCAGGTCTTGCTCTTAGCAATTTTTTTCCAATTTCCATCGCTTCTACCGAATCTTCGGTCGGGATAGATAGGAAATAATTTTCCTTATCCGATCTAGCGGGATATTTGAGTCCTGGATTCCGATTAGAAGTGGAGGAAGAGGAAGTTTCAGCAGATCGTTCGCTTGCGTTAGAATTCGTGTTTTCGGAGGAAGAATTTTCTCTCTCTTCCACCGATTGCTCGGTTCTTACGTTTTTCCCTGTATTATAAAAAGACTGAGTTTCGTTTTGAGCAAAGGCTTGCTC is from Leptospira sp. WS58.C1 and encodes:
- a CDS encoding CarD family transcriptional regulator; this encodes MAGKKKQSGYDHGVGDYVVYPIHGVGEITEIAKKVILGKKKECYVMEIQGSKMKVMIPVDKAKQVGIRPIIDKKDIKKVINLLKKDEVDTEEDWKIRYQNNLNKIKSGSIFEVADVCRNLFRRANGKELSIMERKLYESAYNLVKMEVALSKGVSQEEAGNLVSDVLASTFAPGERVPVAAVDIDEE
- a CDS encoding PIN/TRAM domain-containing protein — translated: MAYFYKGLTAVLLSLVSFFVTQKQTQEFVFSGSSAGLVLVISLVLLFGETKLFPKLRGDVIFCVGVGALLGFALAWFIGTIIRFEELNLALYLILGLFGARAGKSFAKEPGLSIFGGGGGGPTSLVDPFGVASIGKDEVRDKILDTSVVIDGRILDIADTHFIDGPLILPNFVLREIQLISDSSDPIKRARGRRGLEMLNKLQRKGSIEVKITYKDYSDTREVDAKLIKLARDTGGKIVTNDFNLNKVAELQGVKVLNLNTLANALKPVVLPGEELAIQVIKEGKDENQGIGYLEDGTMVVIENGGHLVGKEVKVTVTSIIQTAAGKMIFTKANGNGGGGSFDKGERAPEKENRGKGDRGGEDRGNRYDRGDRGNEERGNRKDYQNKNQNRGNYQERGDRNESRGEDFGNRKDFQDQQQQQQ